Proteins co-encoded in one Coregonus clupeaformis isolate EN_2021a chromosome 5, ASM2061545v1, whole genome shotgun sequence genomic window:
- the LOC121567087 gene encoding mRNA decay activator protein ZFP36-like isoform X1 — protein MPSYALDQFLDLEEVMCKQLLSLDLRDASKQSTFPVRPVGYNKPRTPCAPSASSSALSTDSTESATMTSCHWGQNTEASLPSRLNKMSFWAERSVSMVEPSTCTLGWASTEPKQAPSSPTGGPVSGSPTSSRYKTELCRTFAESGICKYGGKCQFAHGFDEIRDLNRHPKYKTEPCRTFHTIGFCPYGIRCHFVHNNEDDLGPARPGPGPQAPHTRRLPLLRQSFSFSGFPSDPPQLLKPSLPHPFLLVPSVSPPTSADITDLLSHAFSEVDCVFEPARDLQSQFLPSPDSGCSLCGLSPMPSPAQNPCTLSEGCGLQQSQSPPCGPALRARSLSYTSLSDHEGGCGSSASSLSGSDSSGPDGSGRRLPIFSQLSVPDEGFSSECCSGTSFFL, from the exons ATGCCATCATACGCGCTTGATCAATTTCTTGATTTGGAAGAGGTTATGTGCAAG CAGCTTCTAAGCCTGGACCTCCGGGACGCATCCAAGCAGTCAACATTCCCAGTGAGACCTGTTGGTTACAATAAGCCCCGGACCCCCTGTGCCCCCTCTGCATCTAGCTCTGCCCTCTCAACAGACTCCACAGAAAGTGCAACCATGACCTCCTGCCACTGGGGGCAGAACACAGAGGCCTCACTCCCATCCAGATTGAACAAGATGTCATTCTGGGCTGAGCGCTCGGTCAGCATGGTGGAGCCCAGCACGTGCACCCTGGGCTGGGCCTCAACAGAGCCTAAACAGGCCCCATCCTCCCCTACTGGTGGCCCTGTCTCCGGGTCTCCCACCTCCTCACGGTATAAGACTGAACTGTGCCGCACCTTTGCTGAGAGTGGCATCTGTAAGTATGGGGGGAAGTGCCAGTTTGCCCATGGCTTTGATGAGATACGTGACCTCAACAGACACCCCAAGTACAAGACGGAGCCTTGTCGCACCTTCCACACCATCGGCTTCTGTCCTTACGGCATCCGCTGCCACTTTGTTCATAACAACGAGGACGACCTGGGCCCCGCCAGGCCTGGCCCTGGTCCCCAAGCCCCCCACACCAGACGACTCCCTCTGCTTAGGCAGAGCTTCAGCTTCTCAGGCTTCCCCTCTGACCCTCCACAGCTCCTGaagccctccctcccccaccccttccTCCTCGTGCCTTCAgtctcccctcccacctcagctGACATCACCGACCTGCTCTCACACGCCTTCTCCGAGGTGGACTGTGTCTTTGAGCCGGCCCGTGATCTCCAGTCTCAGTTTCTCCCCTCTCCTGACTCAGGCTGTTCCCTCTGTGGACTGTCCCCCATGCCTTCCCCCGCTCAGAACCCCTGTACCTTATCAGAGGGCTGTGGCCTGCAGCAGAGCCAGAGTCCCCCCTGTGGGCCTGCTCTTAGGGCCAGGAGCCTCTCCTACACCTCCCTGTCTGACCACGAGGGCGGGTGTGGCAGCTCAGCCAGCAGCCTCAGTGGGTCTGACTCCTCTGGTCCAGATGGGTCTGGTCGGCGGCTGCCCATCTTCAGCCAGCTCTCAGTGCCTGACGAGGGCTTCAGCAGCGAGTGCTGCAGCGGCACTAGCTTCTTCCTATAG
- the LOC121567087 gene encoding mRNA decay activator protein ZFP36-like isoform X2 yields the protein MPSYALDQFLDLEEVMCKLLSLDLRDASKQSTFPVRPVGYNKPRTPCAPSASSSALSTDSTESATMTSCHWGQNTEASLPSRLNKMSFWAERSVSMVEPSTCTLGWASTEPKQAPSSPTGGPVSGSPTSSRYKTELCRTFAESGICKYGGKCQFAHGFDEIRDLNRHPKYKTEPCRTFHTIGFCPYGIRCHFVHNNEDDLGPARPGPGPQAPHTRRLPLLRQSFSFSGFPSDPPQLLKPSLPHPFLLVPSVSPPTSADITDLLSHAFSEVDCVFEPARDLQSQFLPSPDSGCSLCGLSPMPSPAQNPCTLSEGCGLQQSQSPPCGPALRARSLSYTSLSDHEGGCGSSASSLSGSDSSGPDGSGRRLPIFSQLSVPDEGFSSECCSGTSFFL from the exons ATGCCATCATACGCGCTTGATCAATTTCTTGATTTGGAAGAGGTTATGTGCAAG CTTCTAAGCCTGGACCTCCGGGACGCATCCAAGCAGTCAACATTCCCAGTGAGACCTGTTGGTTACAATAAGCCCCGGACCCCCTGTGCCCCCTCTGCATCTAGCTCTGCCCTCTCAACAGACTCCACAGAAAGTGCAACCATGACCTCCTGCCACTGGGGGCAGAACACAGAGGCCTCACTCCCATCCAGATTGAACAAGATGTCATTCTGGGCTGAGCGCTCGGTCAGCATGGTGGAGCCCAGCACGTGCACCCTGGGCTGGGCCTCAACAGAGCCTAAACAGGCCCCATCCTCCCCTACTGGTGGCCCTGTCTCCGGGTCTCCCACCTCCTCACGGTATAAGACTGAACTGTGCCGCACCTTTGCTGAGAGTGGCATCTGTAAGTATGGGGGGAAGTGCCAGTTTGCCCATGGCTTTGATGAGATACGTGACCTCAACAGACACCCCAAGTACAAGACGGAGCCTTGTCGCACCTTCCACACCATCGGCTTCTGTCCTTACGGCATCCGCTGCCACTTTGTTCATAACAACGAGGACGACCTGGGCCCCGCCAGGCCTGGCCCTGGTCCCCAAGCCCCCCACACCAGACGACTCCCTCTGCTTAGGCAGAGCTTCAGCTTCTCAGGCTTCCCCTCTGACCCTCCACAGCTCCTGaagccctccctcccccaccccttccTCCTCGTGCCTTCAgtctcccctcccacctcagctGACATCACCGACCTGCTCTCACACGCCTTCTCCGAGGTGGACTGTGTCTTTGAGCCGGCCCGTGATCTCCAGTCTCAGTTTCTCCCCTCTCCTGACTCAGGCTGTTCCCTCTGTGGACTGTCCCCCATGCCTTCCCCCGCTCAGAACCCCTGTACCTTATCAGAGGGCTGTGGCCTGCAGCAGAGCCAGAGTCCCCCCTGTGGGCCTGCTCTTAGGGCCAGGAGCCTCTCCTACACCTCCCTGTCTGACCACGAGGGCGGGTGTGGCAGCTCAGCCAGCAGCCTCAGTGGGTCTGACTCCTCTGGTCCAGATGGGTCTGGTCGGCGGCTGCCCATCTTCAGCCAGCTCTCAGTGCCTGACGAGGGCTTCAGCAGCGAGTGCTGCAGCGGCACTAGCTTCTTCCTATAG